In Bacillus sp. KH172YL63, one genomic interval encodes:
- a CDS encoding carbohydrate ABC transporter permease, translating into MEQRSYQTKHRKTALALSLIPGLGQMYHRQFMKGGFFLIMTAAFILVFRDLIGHGLWGITTLGTDVSYGDHSIFLMVYGILAIIVSIFGIGFYLFNLRDAYKNGEKRDRGETLNTVREQYRNLVDNGFPYLIMSPGFLLLVFVVIFPIIFVVLLAFTNYDLYHSPPAKLVDWVGIQNFVDIFKIDIWRETFITVLAWTLVWTFGATTLQVALGVGLAILVNQKDLKGKALIRTVFILPWAIPAFVSILVFAGMFNESFGTINRDILSFFGIGEIPWMTEPFFTRIALIGIQAWLGFPFIFAMTTGVLQSIPDELYEAATVDGASAIQKFKNITLPLVLFATAPIIITQYTFNFNNFNVIYLFNGGGPALTGQNAGGTDILISWIYSLTMTSAQYSKAAAITLLLSVIVITVAIWQFKRTKSFQEEDMM; encoded by the coding sequence ATGGAACAACGATCCTATCAAACAAAACATAGAAAAACAGCCCTGGCCCTTTCCCTGATCCCTGGTTTAGGTCAGATGTATCATAGACAGTTTATGAAGGGCGGTTTCTTCCTGATCATGACAGCCGCTTTCATCCTCGTCTTCAGAGATTTGATCGGTCATGGTTTATGGGGAATTACAACTCTCGGGACCGACGTCTCTTACGGAGATCACTCCATTTTCTTAATGGTATATGGAATCCTTGCCATCATTGTATCCATATTCGGTATCGGTTTTTATTTATTTAATTTACGGGACGCCTATAAAAACGGTGAAAAGAGAGACAGAGGGGAGACCCTAAACACAGTCCGTGAGCAGTATAGAAATCTGGTGGACAACGGTTTTCCATATCTCATCATGTCCCCGGGATTTTTGTTACTCGTATTCGTTGTCATCTTCCCGATCATCTTCGTTGTATTGCTTGCTTTCACAAACTACGATCTCTATCACTCACCGCCTGCGAAGCTTGTCGACTGGGTAGGGATCCAAAACTTTGTTGATATCTTTAAGATTGATATTTGGAGAGAAACATTCATCACCGTCCTAGCTTGGACACTTGTCTGGACATTTGGTGCAACGACCCTGCAGGTGGCACTCGGTGTAGGTCTTGCCATCCTGGTCAATCAAAAAGATTTAAAAGGGAAAGCCCTTATCCGTACAGTATTCATCCTGCCTTGGGCGATTCCGGCCTTCGTTTCCATCCTTGTATTTGCCGGGATGTTCAATGAGTCATTTGGAACGATCAACCGTGACATTCTTAGTTTCTTCGGAATAGGGGAAATCCCCTGGATGACAGAGCCGTTCTTTACGCGGATCGCACTCATCGGCATTCAGGCGTGGTTGGGCTTCCCGTTCATCTTTGCGATGACGACAGGTGTCCTTCAATCCATCCCGGATGAGCTCTATGAAGCGGCAACGGTCGACGGGGCGTCTGCTATCCAGAAATTCAAGAACATCACGCTGCCGCTTGTTCTATTTGCAACGGCACCGATCATCATCACCCAATATACGTTTAACTTCAATAACTTCAACGTTATTTACTTGTTCAACGGAGGCGGACCTGCTTTGACTGGTCAAAATGCCGGTGGAACCGACATCCTGATTTCATGGATCTACAGTTTGACGATGACATCCGCTCAGTACTCGAAAGCTGCAGCCATCACTTTATTATTGTCGGTCATCGTCATCACAGTCGCTATCTGGCAGTTCAAGAGAACGAAATCATTCCAAGAAGAGGATATGATGTAA
- a CDS encoding phytoene desaturase family protein, giving the protein MKTAVIGSGIGGLISALLVAKDGHDVTVYEKESSIGGRLAFIQEGEYKIDKGPTIVLLPDMLLSILKESGVNTDEIDFVRCDPLYDVHFADGQVYRKFADLDKQYEEIKREFPGDENGFLSFMKDMEERFTIGKPQFLESSFSKPGDYLNTGTIGSLLKLKAYRNVMGNLNHYFNHEKLRTAYGLQTLYIGGDPYTTPAIYSLVSFSEHQHGIYYIKGGYASLLDHVKSACDRVGITIKTSTPVNEIETDGDTATGLVMGGGRREAVDAVIVNGDFPLASRLLKKETPKRYKPSSGCVLLYMGVDGRFDEMEMHQFFLSEDFSRNMEAIFKHGEIPGDPSFYVFNPSKVDGTLAPEGKSVLYVLIPVPATDKVDWESASEYLSRQVLDTMEKRGFRSLAERIEWMKVRTPLTAMQDGLYAGGSFGIAPSLGQSGPFRPQVQPFKERNIFAVGASIHPGGGVPIVMQGAKLVREAFRSYCNTQSERKDVSLHEHDFGSVQSL; this is encoded by the coding sequence ATGAAGACGGCAGTGATCGGATCGGGTATCGGCGGGTTAATATCCGCCTTGCTGGTGGCGAAAGATGGTCATGATGTCACGGTATATGAGAAGGAGTCTTCCATCGGGGGACGGCTCGCCTTTATCCAGGAGGGTGAGTACAAAATAGACAAAGGTCCAACGATTGTCCTTCTTCCTGACATGCTTCTTTCCATCCTGAAGGAGTCGGGAGTCAACACAGATGAAATCGATTTCGTCAGATGTGACCCGCTCTATGATGTTCATTTTGCAGATGGTCAGGTTTACCGGAAATTCGCAGACCTGGATAAACAGTATGAGGAAATCAAGCGGGAATTTCCAGGGGATGAAAATGGCTTCCTCTCCTTCATGAAAGACATGGAAGAGCGGTTCACTATTGGAAAACCGCAATTCCTGGAGAGTTCTTTTTCTAAACCGGGTGATTATCTGAACACGGGCACCATCGGTTCACTGCTTAAATTGAAAGCGTATCGGAATGTTATGGGAAACTTGAATCACTATTTTAACCATGAAAAGCTAAGAACTGCATACGGTCTGCAAACCCTCTATATCGGTGGGGACCCGTACACAACCCCGGCCATATACAGCTTGGTGTCTTTCAGTGAACATCAACATGGGATCTACTACATAAAAGGAGGATACGCGAGCCTGCTCGATCACGTAAAATCGGCCTGTGACCGGGTCGGGATCACCATCAAGACTTCCACACCCGTCAATGAAATCGAAACAGATGGAGACACAGCCACGGGTCTTGTGATGGGGGGCGGAAGAAGGGAAGCGGTTGATGCGGTCATCGTCAATGGAGACTTTCCCCTTGCTTCCCGGTTATTGAAGAAGGAAACCCCGAAGCGATATAAACCCTCTTCCGGATGCGTCCTGTTGTATATGGGGGTAGACGGACGGTTCGATGAGATGGAAATGCATCAATTCTTTTTGAGTGAAGACTTTTCAAGGAATATGGAGGCCATCTTTAAGCACGGGGAAATTCCCGGGGATCCATCATTCTATGTTTTTAACCCTTCGAAAGTGGATGGGACGCTTGCTCCTGAAGGGAAGAGTGTACTGTATGTCCTCATTCCGGTCCCGGCGACAGATAAAGTGGACTGGGAATCGGCTTCAGAATACCTTTCCAGACAAGTATTGGATACAATGGAAAAAAGGGGATTTCGTTCTCTCGCAGAAAGGATTGAATGGATGAAGGTCCGGACGCCGCTTACAGCCATGCAAGATGGATTATATGCAGGTGGAAGCTTCGGTATCGCCCCGAGCCTTGGACAATCGGGACCCTTCAGGCCCCAGGTCCAGCCTTTTAAAGAAAGGAATATCTTTGCGGTGGGGGCATCGATCCATCCTGGTGGGGGTGTGCCGATAGTCATGCAAGGGGCAAAGCTTGTCAGGGAAGCTTTTAGATCATATTGCAATACCCAATCAGAGAGGAAGGATGTGTCTTTACATGAACATGATTTCGGAAGCGTACAATCACTGTGA
- a CDS encoding P-II family nitrogen regulator, translating into MKKVEAIIRAEAFLSLREALCMRGFSGLTVSEAAGCGKQKGKQGIFRGNKFELQLVPRVKVEMIVDDSQVEDIIDLIVEHCSTETVGDGKIFIYPVEEVIRIRTGERGKEAVL; encoded by the coding sequence ATGAAAAAAGTGGAGGCCATCATCCGCGCAGAAGCATTTCTATCTTTACGGGAAGCATTATGTATGCGGGGATTCAGCGGGCTGACCGTATCAGAGGCAGCCGGGTGCGGAAAACAAAAAGGAAAGCAAGGTATATTCAGAGGGAACAAATTTGAACTTCAGCTCGTCCCCCGTGTGAAGGTTGAAATGATAGTAGACGACAGTCAGGTGGAGGATATCATTGATCTTATCGTCGAGCACTGCAGCACCGAGACCGTCGGGGACGGCAAGATTTTCATCTATCCTGTTGAGGAAGTCATCAGGATCCGGACAGGTGAACGGGGAAAAGAAGCAGTTCTATAA
- a CDS encoding phytoene/squalene synthase family protein, whose amino-acid sequence MNMISEAYNHCDQIIRQHSKTFYKAFSLLPKKQRRAVWAVYAFCRRVDDIVDEGMNPVDELSRFEKEFECFLTGLYPDEPMWIALDDVFRHYTMDVEAFRDMIKGQRMDLSGRTYVKIEDILDYSYHVASTVGLMLLPILAPGKESALREDGIYLGYAMQITNILRDVGEDLERGRLYIPQDLLVKYEYTVADLKQHRNNEAFQSLWEEMAQIAEDFYEKAFRSMHLYPMHSRTPVKGAALLYRAILGEVRNQDYNVFSKKHNVSRSVKEKILSAIS is encoded by the coding sequence ATGAACATGATTTCGGAAGCGTACAATCACTGTGATCAAATCATTCGACAACATTCAAAAACCTTCTATAAGGCATTTTCCCTTTTGCCTAAGAAACAAAGAAGAGCTGTCTGGGCTGTCTACGCATTTTGCCGAAGAGTGGATGATATTGTGGATGAAGGCATGAACCCGGTCGATGAACTGAGCCGGTTCGAAAAAGAGTTTGAATGCTTTCTGACTGGATTGTATCCTGACGAGCCGATGTGGATTGCACTTGATGATGTGTTTCGCCATTACACAATGGACGTTGAAGCATTTCGGGACATGATAAAAGGGCAGAGAATGGACCTTTCCGGGAGAACTTATGTCAAGATAGAAGACATACTCGACTATTCGTATCATGTTGCGAGTACAGTAGGTTTGATGTTGCTGCCCATCCTTGCACCCGGGAAGGAGTCAGCCCTCCGTGAAGATGGGATCTATCTTGGGTACGCCATGCAGATTACGAATATATTAAGGGATGTAGGGGAGGACCTGGAAAGGGGCAGATTATATATCCCTCAGGACTTGCTGGTAAAATATGAATATACCGTCGCAGACTTAAAACAGCATCGTAATAACGAAGCCTTTCAATCATTATGGGAGGAAATGGCCCAAATCGCGGAAGATTTCTATGAGAAAGCATTCCGTTCGATGCACCTCTATCCCATGCATTCGAGAACGCCTGTAAAAGGAGCGGCTTTATTATACCGGGCCATCCTCGGTGAAGTGAGGAATCAAGACTACAATGTATTCTCCAAAAAACACAATGTCTCACGGTCAGTCAAAGAGAAAATCCTGTCGGCCATATCATAA
- a CDS encoding ammonium transporter: MIKKISALLALSLFSGTTAFAAAPTAESVQASIDSLWVMIAAVLVFFMHAGFAMVETGFTRAKNSLNILMKNFLTVAIASVLYFLIGFAFMFGSSSGGLIGLDGFFLSGREDIGFFLFQSVFAATCATIISGAVAERMKLGSYILLTVAMTGIIYPIVGHWVWGGGWLSELGFVDFAGSTVVHLTGAAGAFMTVIFLGARIGKYSKGNTNVIPGHNIPIGALGVFILWFGWFGFNGGSSLAADPTLVPHVITTTLFSASAAILSSAFYTLFRFKRIDPSLTLNGALGGLVGITAGCANVSLTGSLIIGLTAGVILVEAVTFIDSKLKVDDPVGAIAVHGICGVWGTIAVGLFDVSNGLFYGGGASLLMTQTIGVLAVIAWTSVTVGGFLYIVTRVSSIRVSREEELSGLDFTEHGSNAYELKDTVLESNVSSSSPFGTDLVQRLNSIGTGKMSEPVNQRNTI; the protein is encoded by the coding sequence TTGATTAAAAAAATTTCTGCTTTGTTGGCTTTGTCATTGTTCTCGGGTACCACCGCTTTCGCCGCTGCTCCAACCGCTGAATCGGTTCAGGCTTCCATCGACTCTTTATGGGTCATGATCGCTGCTGTCCTCGTATTCTTTATGCACGCTGGGTTCGCAATGGTTGAAACAGGATTTACCCGAGCGAAAAATTCACTGAATATTCTGATGAAGAACTTCTTGACCGTGGCAATCGCTTCCGTCCTGTATTTCCTCATCGGCTTTGCATTCATGTTCGGGAGCTCATCAGGGGGACTTATCGGCTTAGACGGTTTCTTCCTTTCCGGCCGTGAAGATATCGGTTTCTTCCTCTTTCAGTCAGTCTTCGCTGCAACATGCGCCACCATCATTTCAGGGGCCGTTGCTGAACGGATGAAATTGGGTAGCTATATCTTGTTGACGGTCGCCATGACAGGAATCATTTATCCCATTGTCGGACACTGGGTATGGGGAGGCGGTTGGCTGTCAGAACTTGGATTCGTTGATTTCGCAGGCTCCACCGTCGTCCATTTAACAGGTGCAGCCGGTGCATTCATGACTGTAATCTTCCTCGGTGCCCGTATCGGAAAGTACTCGAAAGGGAACACAAATGTCATCCCGGGTCATAACATCCCGATTGGCGCCCTTGGTGTTTTCATCCTTTGGTTCGGATGGTTCGGATTCAATGGCGGAAGCAGCCTTGCCGCAGACCCGACCCTTGTTCCCCACGTCATAACAACAACTTTATTCTCAGCATCAGCTGCCATACTATCATCAGCTTTCTACACACTCTTCCGATTCAAGCGGATCGATCCTTCTCTTACACTGAATGGTGCTCTCGGCGGACTGGTGGGCATCACGGCCGGTTGTGCCAACGTATCTCTTACCGGCTCTCTTATCATCGGTCTTACCGCCGGAGTGATCCTTGTCGAAGCTGTTACTTTCATCGATTCCAAGCTTAAAGTCGACGACCCGGTAGGCGCCATTGCCGTTCATGGCATTTGCGGAGTCTGGGGTACGATTGCTGTCGGCCTGTTCGATGTTTCAAACGGATTATTCTACGGAGGCGGTGCTTCTTTACTTATGACCCAGACGATCGGTGTCCTGGCTGTCATCGCTTGGACTTCGGTCACCGTAGGCGGATTCCTGTATATCGTGACCCGGGTTTCAAGCATCCGTGTTTCACGTGAAGAAGAACTCTCCGGACTTGATTTTACAGAGCATGGTTCAAATGCATATGAGTTAAAAGACACTGTGTTAGAATCAAATGTTTCATCCTCTTCTCCATTCGGTACAGATTTGGTGCAGCGATTGAATTCAATCGGAACGGGAAAAATGAGTGAACCGGTGAATCAGCGTAATACCATATAA
- a CDS encoding MATE family efflux transporter, with protein MSKLNNNMTLFALTWPIFIEILLHMLMGNADTLMLSQYSDDSVAAVGVANQILSLILVMFGFIATGTAILVAQHLGAKEHHLAGEVSLISIAVNLVFGLLLSIALVFFSEPILLSMDLPAALLEEASSYLMIVGGFAFIQALIMTAGSVMRSYGYTKDAMYITIGMNVLNVIGNYLFIFGPFGIPVLGVEGVAISTIASRLIGFIVSIIVLRKRIPSALPVKKLFRTPVVHVRNLLRIGVPSAGEHLSYNGSQMVITYFIASLGTHALTTKVYAQNLMMFIFLFSVAISQGTQIIIGHMIGAKEFDSAYERCLKSLKIAIVISLMMAGIFSLAAEPLLRIFTSNEDIISLGKTLIYLTIILEPGRSFNLVVINALRATGDVKFPVYMGILSMWGVSVSLSYILGIWFGLGLIGIWISFIADEWLRGLIMLRRWKSKIWIHRRFSETEQNQGTDLSS; from the coding sequence ATGAGCAAACTTAATAATAATATGACCCTCTTCGCTTTAACCTGGCCTATTTTCATAGAGATATTACTTCATATGCTGATGGGGAACGCCGATACGTTGATGTTAAGTCAATATTCGGATGATTCTGTTGCCGCCGTCGGGGTGGCAAATCAAATCCTGTCGTTGATCCTTGTCATGTTCGGGTTCATCGCGACAGGGACAGCCATTCTCGTCGCCCAGCATCTCGGGGCAAAGGAACATCATCTCGCAGGCGAAGTTTCCCTCATTTCCATTGCAGTGAATCTTGTCTTCGGTCTTCTTTTGAGCATCGCTTTGGTGTTCTTCAGCGAACCGATCCTCCTGTCGATGGATCTTCCCGCTGCCCTTCTCGAGGAAGCTTCATCCTATTTAATGATTGTCGGAGGGTTCGCCTTTATACAAGCCTTGATCATGACGGCCGGTTCTGTCATGCGCAGCTATGGATATACCAAGGACGCGATGTATATCACCATCGGGATGAATGTATTGAACGTAATCGGTAACTACTTGTTTATTTTCGGCCCTTTCGGAATACCGGTATTGGGTGTGGAAGGGGTCGCGATATCAACGATCGCTTCCAGACTGATTGGATTCATCGTCAGCATTATCGTATTGAGGAAACGGATTCCATCGGCACTCCCCGTCAAAAAATTGTTCCGCACCCCTGTTGTTCATGTGAGAAATTTACTGAGGATCGGGGTCCCTTCTGCTGGAGAGCATCTGTCGTATAACGGTTCGCAAATGGTCATTACCTATTTCATCGCAAGTCTCGGGACCCACGCATTGACAACGAAGGTGTATGCCCAGAATCTGATGATGTTTATATTCTTATTCAGCGTCGCCATCAGTCAGGGTACCCAGATCATCATCGGTCATATGATCGGTGCGAAGGAATTCGACAGCGCCTATGAAAGATGTTTAAAAAGCTTGAAAATCGCCATCGTGATCTCCCTCATGATGGCCGGAATCTTTTCCCTGGCGGCAGAACCGCTCCTTCGCATCTTTACAAGCAATGAAGACATCATTTCCCTGGGGAAAACCCTTATTTACCTGACCATCATCCTTGAACCGGGCAGAAGCTTCAATCTCGTCGTCATCAATGCACTCAGGGCAACCGGAGATGTAAAATTCCCTGTATATATGGGGATCCTCTCTATGTGGGGCGTAAGCGTCAGCTTATCCTATATTCTTGGCATCTGGTTCGGACTCGGCCTGATAGGCATCTGGATTTCCTTCATAGCAGACGAATGGCTGAGGGGCCTCATCATGCTCCGGCGCTGGAAATCAAAAATCTGGATTCATCGACGTTTCAGCGAGACTGAGCAAAACCAGGGGACGGACCTCTCTTCATAA
- a CDS encoding sugar ABC transporter permease produces the protein MNMKRQKLIRLTLSYAAIGIMFAIILYPVAWIIGSSFNPGQSLSGSSIIPKNATLAHYKELFNMEESNYLLWYWNSIKVSLSTMALTVLIVSLTAYSFSRYRFTGRKNGLMTFLILQMIPNFAALIAIFVLALLTGLLDTHIGLILVYVGGQIPMNTWLMKGYLDTIPKELDESAKMDGAGHMRIFFQIVMPLAKPIIAVVALFSFIAPFADFIIASILLRSEKMYTLPVALYDMVAKQFGAEFTTFAAGSVLIAVPIALLFLFFQKYFVSGLTAGGTKG, from the coding sequence ATGAATATGAAGAGACAGAAACTCATACGTTTGACACTTTCATACGCAGCGATCGGAATCATGTTTGCAATCATCCTTTATCCGGTTGCATGGATCATCGGTTCTTCATTCAATCCGGGCCAAAGTCTTTCAGGTTCTTCGATCATCCCGAAGAATGCAACACTTGCCCATTATAAAGAACTATTCAATATGGAAGAAAGCAACTATCTGTTGTGGTACTGGAATTCGATTAAAGTCAGCTTATCAACGATGGCGCTGACAGTATTAATCGTCAGTTTGACCGCGTATTCATTTTCCCGCTATCGCTTTACCGGCCGGAAAAATGGCTTGATGACATTCCTGATTCTACAAATGATCCCTAACTTTGCAGCATTGATCGCCATATTCGTATTGGCATTGCTGACTGGATTATTGGATACGCACATCGGCTTGATTCTCGTATATGTGGGCGGTCAGATTCCGATGAATACATGGTTGATGAAAGGTTATTTGGATACCATTCCGAAAGAGCTGGATGAATCGGCGAAGATGGATGGTGCCGGGCATATGCGGATCTTCTTCCAGATCGTCATGCCGCTTGCAAAACCAATCATTGCGGTGGTTGCACTGTTTTCATTCATTGCACCATTTGCAGACTTCATCATCGCAAGTATCCTGTTACGGTCAGAAAAGATGTATACATTACCGGTTGCCCTTTATGATATGGTGGCAAAGCAGTTCGGGGCGGAATTTACAACCTTCGCAGCCGGATCTGTGCTTATTGCCGTACCAATTGCCCTATTATTCCTGTTCTTCCAGAAATACTTCGTTTCAGGATTGACGGCAGGGGGTACAAAAGGATAA
- a CDS encoding alpha-glycosidase, producing MLLEAIYHRPKDHHAYACTKDELHLRIRTKKDDVKHVTLIHGDPYRWEDGIWQSERKDMVLTGTDSLFDYWFAPISPPYKRLRYGFLLQDESEEIFYGEKGFNESPSSDIGDYFCFPFLNGIDVFQAPSWVKETVWYQIFPERFANGNIENDPDGTLEWNSTEPTPVNFFGGDLDGVIQNISYLKELGISGIYFTPIFKAHSNHKYDTIDYFEIDPQFGTKETMKELIRVCHENGIKVMLDAVFNHSGFYFEQFQDVLKNGEHSPYKDWFHIHEFPLDVESIPPSYDTFAFEASMPKLNTENEEVRNYLLEVGRFWVREFDIDGWRLDVANEVDHHFWREFRKEVKLVKPDLYILGEIWHDAMPWLRGDQFDAVMNYPFTNNLLNLFAKQTITASQFVENMTSVVHMYPKNVNEVNFNLVGSHDTPRVLTECGDDIRRVMQIYTFMLTFTGTPCIYYGDEIGLTGGQDPGCRKCFPWDDSQHNKGLFTHIQKHIALRKQHPLLANEGNMTFLPVNLHEHCIAFTKSDGDVTLFILLNCHEEATNYSLPFDLKGRKITNLWTGEDFAAEAESIEVALEGYGFAILQF from the coding sequence ATGCTGCTTGAAGCAATTTATCATAGACCTAAAGATCACCATGCATACGCTTGCACTAAAGACGAATTACACCTGCGGATACGCACCAAAAAAGATGATGTAAAACATGTCACGCTCATCCACGGAGATCCTTACCGCTGGGAAGACGGGATTTGGCAAAGCGAACGGAAGGACATGGTGTTGACCGGCACCGATTCTTTGTTTGATTACTGGTTCGCCCCGATTTCCCCTCCATACAAGCGGCTCAGGTATGGCTTTTTGCTTCAAGACGAATCAGAAGAAATTTTTTATGGTGAAAAAGGATTCAATGAATCCCCATCCTCTGATATCGGAGATTATTTTTGTTTTCCTTTCTTAAACGGAATCGATGTTTTTCAGGCACCTTCCTGGGTAAAAGAGACTGTATGGTATCAAATTTTCCCTGAAAGGTTCGCAAACGGGAATATAGAAAATGATCCAGACGGGACATTGGAATGGAACAGCACTGAACCGACTCCCGTCAATTTCTTCGGGGGAGATCTTGATGGCGTCATTCAAAACATCTCCTATTTGAAGGAACTCGGAATTTCAGGCATTTATTTCACTCCGATCTTTAAAGCACATTCCAATCATAAATACGACACCATTGATTACTTCGAGATTGATCCCCAATTCGGAACAAAAGAGACGATGAAGGAATTGATCCGGGTATGTCATGAAAACGGGATCAAGGTGATGCTCGATGCAGTTTTCAATCACAGCGGCTTCTATTTCGAACAGTTCCAGGACGTCCTGAAAAATGGCGAGCACTCACCATATAAAGACTGGTTCCACATTCACGAATTCCCACTCGATGTCGAGAGCATTCCCCCTTCATATGATACGTTTGCATTTGAAGCTTCGATGCCGAAGCTGAATACTGAAAATGAAGAAGTGCGGAATTACTTGTTGGAAGTGGGACGCTTCTGGGTCAGGGAATTTGACATAGACGGCTGGCGCCTGGATGTTGCGAACGAAGTGGACCACCACTTCTGGCGGGAATTCAGGAAAGAAGTCAAACTAGTCAAACCAGACCTATATATATTAGGAGAAATTTGGCATGATGCCATGCCATGGCTCCGTGGAGATCAATTCGATGCGGTGATGAATTATCCATTTACCAACAATTTATTGAACCTGTTTGCAAAGCAGACAATCACCGCTTCACAATTTGTAGAAAATATGACGTCCGTCGTTCATATGTATCCTAAAAACGTCAATGAAGTGAACTTCAACCTCGTCGGAAGTCACGACACGCCCCGTGTACTGACCGAGTGTGGTGATGATATCCGCCGCGTCATGCAGATTTATACATTCATGCTCACTTTTACAGGCACGCCGTGTATTTACTATGGAGATGAAATCGGTTTGACCGGCGGACAGGATCCCGGGTGCCGCAAATGCTTCCCCTGGGACGATTCCCAGCACAACAAAGGGCTATTCACCCATATTCAAAAACATATCGCCCTGAGAAAACAGCACCCTCTATTGGCGAATGAAGGAAATATGACATTTCTGCCGGTAAACCTTCACGAGCACTGCATTGCTTTCACCAAATCCGATGGAGATGTAACACTGTTCATCTTACTGAACTGCCATGAAGAAGCAACGAACTACAGTCTTCCTTTCGATTTAAAGGGAAGGAAAATCACCAATCTATGGACCGGCGAAGATTTTGCCGCAGAAGCAGAGTCGATCGAAGTCGCACTTGAAGGATACGGTTTCGCTATCCTTCAATTTTAA
- a CDS encoding extracellular solute-binding protein gives MKKALSLLMVIMLVLGALAACGPNREEGSKSSDSGEKKADDANKPEKLVVWEDEKKSGWLDEVGAKFEEETGIKVEVKEVEMASKMREQLRLDGPAGTGPDVLTLPHDQIGELAIAGHIAALEIDGEIEKRFTESSMTAESYDGKLYGLPKSSETPVFVYNKALMEEAPKTMDEVHTFAKDFTKDGNYGFLALWDNFYFAHAPIGGFGGYVFAENDGALDAKDLGLNNDGAVKGTEYIQQWYTEGLFPKGIVGENGGSAMDGLFNEGKAASVMNGPWSFQGYKDAGIDIGISALPKLPNGEPMKTFMGVKGWHVSGYSKNQEWAQKFIEFITQDEYAKLRFEQTQEVPTNQGLIDDPAIADNEGAKAVAEQSQYAVPMPNIPEMGEVWGPMADSLQTVVTGKQKPKAALDAAVKQIEQNIEANHSN, from the coding sequence ATGAAGAAAGCGTTATCGTTACTGATGGTAATCATGCTTGTATTGGGGGCACTCGCAGCATGCGGTCCGAATCGTGAGGAAGGATCGAAAAGCAGCGACAGTGGAGAGAAAAAAGCTGACGATGCAAACAAACCTGAAAAGCTGGTTGTCTGGGAAGATGAAAAGAAATCCGGATGGCTTGATGAAGTAGGTGCCAAATTCGAAGAAGAAACCGGCATCAAAGTTGAAGTAAAAGAAGTGGAAATGGCTTCTAAAATGAGAGAACAATTACGTCTTGACGGTCCTGCAGGAACAGGTCCTGACGTTTTAACATTACCACATGACCAAATCGGTGAACTTGCGATTGCAGGTCACATTGCGGCATTGGAAATTGACGGGGAGATCGAAAAGCGCTTTACCGAATCTTCCATGACGGCAGAAAGCTATGACGGTAAATTATACGGTCTTCCGAAGTCTTCTGAAACACCTGTATTCGTTTATAACAAAGCATTAATGGAAGAAGCACCAAAAACGATGGATGAAGTCCACACATTCGCGAAAGATTTCACAAAAGACGGAAACTACGGTTTCTTGGCACTGTGGGATAACTTCTACTTCGCGCATGCGCCTATCGGTGGATTTGGCGGATATGTTTTCGCTGAAAACGACGGTGCATTGGATGCGAAAGATCTTGGCTTAAACAATGACGGTGCTGTAAAAGGTACTGAATATATCCAACAGTGGTACACAGAAGGATTATTCCCTAAAGGAATTGTAGGGGAAAATGGCGGATCTGCAATGGACGGTCTTTTCAATGAAGGAAAAGCTGCTTCAGTGATGAACGGACCATGGTCTTTCCAAGGTTATAAAGATGCCGGGATCGACATTGGTATTTCTGCTTTACCAAAGCTGCCAAATGGAGAACCTATGAAAACGTTCATGGGTGTGAAAGGATGGCACGTGTCCGGCTACTCTAAAAATCAAGAGTGGGCTCAGAAGTTCATCGAATTCATCACGCAAGATGAGTATGCGAAACTGCGCTTCGAACAAACTCAGGAAGTTCCGACAAACCAAGGTTTGATCGACGATCCTGCGATTGCTGACAATGAAGGTGCAAAAGCGGTTGCCGAGCAATCTCAATATGCGGTTCCAATGCCGAATATCCCTGAAATGGGAGAAGTATGGGGACCAATGGCTGACTCACTTCAAACAGTTGTGACAGGCAAGCAAAAACCGAAGGCTGCACTTGATGCGGCAGTGAAACAAATCGAACAAAACATCGAAGCGAATCACTCCAACTAA